In a genomic window of Diorhabda carinulata isolate Delta chromosome 8, icDioCari1.1, whole genome shotgun sequence:
- the LOC130897270 gene encoding uncharacterized protein LOC130897270, whose product MECFLCSVLCDNPRFREKREEIKKFSQEILLSCRTFLSARKHHKHEYSNVVLQIKRTVFISNVWCNAHMRCPTDKVPENYGWTIIDGKYEYYWFDGPQSPSFEELSSQLQDLDTTEDQNEEDTDEDEESDASSEDECFSDESDEN is encoded by the exons ATGGAGTGTTTTTTATGCAGTGTATTGTGTGATAACCCTCGCTTTAGAGAGAAACGCGAAGAGATCAAGAAATTTTCTCAAGAAATTTTGCTTTCTTGTCGAACTTTTTTGTCTGCTCGAAAGCATCATAAACATGAATATAGTAATGTCGTATTACAAATTAAAAGAACGGTATTCATCAGCAATGTATGGTGTAATGCACACATGCGATGCCCCACAGATAAAGTACCTGAAAATTATGGATGGACAATAATTGATGGTAAATACGAGTATTATTGGTTTGATGGTCCTCAAAGCCCATCCTTTGAAGAATTATCTTCTCAATTGCAAG ATTTAGATACCACGGAAGATCAGAATGAAGAAGATACTGATGAAGATGAGGAGAGTGATGCCAGTAGTGAGGATGAATGTTTTTCTGATGAGTCagatgaaaattaa